The Micromonospora sp. WMMD961 genome has a segment encoding these proteins:
- a CDS encoding VOC family protein has product MEQRISLITLGVSDLARAKAFYEHLGWRGQEVEETVFFQAGGLAVVLWGRDKLAGDAGIADPSTDGSGGMALAQNVRSREEVDEVITTATKAGATVTKPARETFYGGYAGYFADPDGHVWEIAWNPGFTLADDGTLTVPDFSATG; this is encoded by the coding sequence ATGGAGCAGCGGATCAGCCTGATCACCCTCGGCGTCAGCGACCTGGCGCGCGCCAAGGCGTTCTACGAGCACCTTGGCTGGCGTGGCCAGGAGGTCGAGGAGACGGTCTTCTTCCAGGCCGGCGGCCTGGCCGTCGTCCTCTGGGGCCGCGACAAACTCGCCGGCGACGCTGGCATAGCCGATCCGAGCACCGATGGCTCCGGCGGGATGGCCCTCGCCCAGAACGTCCGATCCCGCGAGGAGGTGGACGAGGTGATCACCACGGCGACCAAGGCTGGTGCCACGGTGACCAAGCCGGCCCGGGAGACCTTCTACGGCGGCTACGCGGGCTACTTCGCAGACCCGGACGGGCACGTCTGGGAGATCGCGTGGAATCCCGGCTTCACCCTCGCGGACGACGGCACCCTGACCGTCCCCGACTTCAGCGCCACGGGCTGA
- a CDS encoding MMPL family transporter: MFERLGRFVVGRAWWVIAGWVVAAAAIILTTPSLSDITSADQESFLPRSYESVQATELGQKAFPQQATATATIVVKRADGQKLTSADEAKVGQLAQSLKAKNIPRTSGYLTGPPAVAPDKSVQIINVGLDAPTPDDPALLDAVRDLRADIGPELANSGLTAGVAGDVASFVDNEDTFNNAFAVVGVATIILIIGLILVIFRSPIAALLPVVVVGVVLSITTGLVAAAGKAFDLSVSQDLQTILLIVLFGIGTDYILFLLFRYRERLRAGDDKRTAMIVTVQRVGEVITSAAGAVIVAFLVLLLASLGFFGSLGPALAIAVGVMLVTSLTLIPAVVSLLGRYVFWPSKAWQRAPKATIWHRLGNTVGRRPALVAAASGVLLVALAAGVLGYKADYDFSAGFPQDTESAKAAQDLQRGFAAGALAPTEVYLTTGNGSPLNEQQVNDFAAAVAKAPGVGQAQPPERSTDPSVARVNLLLNENPVSNEAITLVRDDLRGAVHAAAPPGTRALVGGTTAIFADINSANNRDLSVILPVAAGLIALILALLLRSLVAPIYLVIAVLLNFAATLGATVYLFQGLQGEPGVTFQLPIILYLFVVAIGTDYNILMIARLREEAREGNEPHQAAAIGVEHAGPTVAAAGLILAGTFAVLLLAPISFLQQMGFAVAIGIVLSAFVMSMFFVPALTALIGHKAWWPGHGDERPTGGPHVPPQPEG, from the coding sequence ATGTTCGAGCGGCTGGGCAGATTCGTCGTGGGCAGAGCGTGGTGGGTGATCGCCGGGTGGGTGGTCGCGGCAGCCGCCATCATCCTCACCACACCGTCCCTGAGCGACATCACCTCCGCCGACCAGGAGAGCTTCCTGCCGCGGTCGTACGAGTCGGTGCAGGCCACCGAGCTGGGGCAGAAGGCGTTCCCGCAGCAGGCCACCGCGACGGCGACCATCGTGGTCAAGCGCGCCGACGGGCAGAAACTCACGTCGGCGGACGAGGCGAAGGTGGGCCAGCTCGCCCAGTCGCTCAAGGCCAAGAACATCCCGCGCACGTCCGGCTACCTGACCGGCCCGCCCGCGGTCGCGCCGGACAAGTCGGTGCAGATCATCAACGTCGGGCTCGACGCCCCCACCCCCGACGACCCGGCACTGCTCGACGCCGTGCGCGACCTGCGCGCGGACATCGGCCCGGAGCTGGCGAACAGTGGGCTGACCGCGGGCGTGGCCGGTGACGTGGCGAGCTTCGTCGACAACGAGGACACCTTCAACAACGCCTTCGCCGTGGTCGGCGTCGCGACGATCATCCTGATCATCGGACTGATCCTCGTCATCTTCCGCAGCCCCATCGCGGCGCTGCTGCCCGTGGTGGTCGTCGGCGTCGTCCTGAGCATCACGACGGGTCTCGTCGCCGCCGCGGGCAAGGCATTCGACCTCAGTGTCAGCCAGGATCTGCAGACGATCCTGCTGATCGTGCTGTTCGGCATCGGCACCGACTACATCCTGTTCCTGCTCTTCCGCTACCGGGAGCGGCTGCGCGCCGGCGACGACAAGCGCACCGCGATGATCGTCACCGTCCAGCGGGTCGGCGAGGTCATCACCTCGGCCGCCGGAGCGGTCATCGTCGCGTTCCTCGTGCTGCTCCTCGCCTCGCTGGGCTTCTTCGGCTCCCTCGGTCCGGCGCTCGCGATCGCGGTCGGCGTCATGCTGGTCACCTCGCTCACCCTCATCCCGGCGGTCGTCTCCCTGCTCGGCCGGTACGTCTTCTGGCCCTCGAAGGCGTGGCAGCGTGCGCCCAAGGCCACCATCTGGCACCGGCTCGGCAACACCGTCGGGCGCCGGCCGGCGCTTGTCGCGGCGGCCTCCGGCGTCCTCCTGGTCGCGCTCGCCGCAGGCGTGCTCGGCTACAAGGCCGACTACGACTTCAGCGCCGGCTTCCCGCAGGACACCGAGTCGGCGAAGGCCGCACAGGACCTACAGCGCGGGTTCGCCGCCGGCGCGCTCGCTCCTACCGAGGTCTACCTGACCACCGGCAACGGGTCGCCGCTGAACGAGCAGCAGGTCAACGACTTCGCGGCGGCCGTGGCGAAAGCCCCGGGTGTGGGCCAGGCGCAGCCCCCGGAGCGCAGCACCGACCCGAGTGTGGCCCGGGTCAACCTGCTGCTCAACGAGAACCCGGTCTCCAACGAGGCGATCACCCTCGTCCGCGACGACCTGCGCGGTGCCGTGCACGCGGCGGCCCCGCCGGGCACCCGGGCGCTGGTCGGCGGGACCACCGCGATCTTCGCGGACATCAACTCGGCCAACAACCGGGACCTGTCGGTGATCCTGCCGGTCGCGGCCGGCCTGATCGCGCTCATCCTCGCGCTGCTGCTGCGTAGTCTGGTCGCGCCGATCTACCTCGTGATAGCGGTGCTGCTCAACTTCGCCGCCACGCTGGGCGCCACTGTCTACCTTTTCCAAGGGCTGCAGGGTGAGCCCGGTGTCACCTTCCAGCTGCCGATCATCCTCTACCTCTTCGTGGTGGCTATCGGGACTGACTACAACATCCTCATGATCGCCCGACTACGCGAGGAGGCGCGGGAGGGCAACGAGCCGCACCAGGCCGCCGCCATCGGGGTCGAACACGCCGGCCCGACGGTCGCGGCAGCAGGCTTGATCCTGGCCGGGACGTTCGCGGTGCTGCTGCTTGCTCCGATCTCGTTCCTGCAGCAGATGGGCTTCGCGGTGGCGATCGGCATCGTGCTGTCGGCGTTCGTCATGTCGATGTTCTTCGTGCCGGCGCTGACCGCCCTGATCGGGCACAAGGCGTGGTGGCCGGGCCACGGCGACGAGCGACCGACCGGCGGGCCGCACGTCCCGCCGCAGCCGGAGGGGTAG
- a CDS encoding MerR family transcriptional regulator, with protein MAYTVGQVAKLAGVTVRTLHHYDEVGLLSPSGRTAAGYRRYDDADLQRLQLVLYYRELGFPLEEITAIIDDPAADPAAHLRRQHELLTVRIKRLQEMVTAIEFAMEASKLNIQLTPEERFEVFGDFSPEEHEAEAEQRWGDTDAYRESNRRASRYGKEDWLRIKAENEDWGRRIVALMASGAPADGAEAMELAEEHRQIISRWFYECSYEMQTGLADMYLADERFTAHYETIAPGLAAYLHEAIHANAISRA; from the coding sequence ATGGCGTACACGGTGGGTCAGGTGGCGAAGCTGGCCGGCGTGACGGTCCGGACGTTGCACCACTACGACGAGGTCGGGCTGCTCTCGCCGAGCGGGCGGACCGCGGCGGGTTACCGCCGCTACGACGACGCGGACCTGCAGCGGCTGCAACTCGTCCTGTACTACCGGGAGCTGGGTTTCCCGCTTGAGGAGATCACCGCGATCATCGACGACCCGGCGGCCGACCCGGCCGCGCACCTGCGCCGCCAGCACGAGCTGCTGACGGTACGGATCAAGCGGTTGCAGGAGATGGTCACGGCGATCGAGTTCGCGATGGAGGCGAGCAAGTTGAACATCCAACTCACGCCGGAAGAGCGGTTCGAGGTCTTCGGTGACTTCAGCCCGGAGGAGCACGAGGCCGAGGCGGAGCAGCGCTGGGGCGACACCGACGCGTACCGGGAGTCGAACCGGCGGGCCTCCCGTTACGGCAAGGAGGACTGGCTGCGGATCAAGGCGGAGAACGAGGACTGGGGTCGGCGGATCGTCGCGCTGATGGCCTCGGGCGCGCCGGCCGACGGCGCGGAGGCGATGGAGCTGGCCGAGGAGCACCGGCAGATCATCAGCCGTTGGTTCTACGAGTGCTCGTACGAGATGCAGACCGGGTTGGCCGACATGTACCTGGCCGACGAACGGTTCACCGCCCACTACGAGACCATCGCTCCGGGGCTGGCCGCGTACCTGCACGAGGCGATCCACGCCAACGCGATCAGCCGCGCGTGA
- a CDS encoding serine hydrolase: MRDSARVPLKVLSAAVALAVLATTGPAIADGPDHGPVADPAPQTQPGYADGEGHEPGLDPTPERAPTSEVSWLSFPGGVFAVDSLGRTVRYRACDGDTGRVADPTMRVAAGVASGAVVVGGTAYRYRVPLVGRSEGTLEVIQRHRPPTTLSGVVVTSPQPPTDPVAGARLFPLSGQLARVVADASLNPAGVTVRDLSGRYGDQQIAVNGSLRPKAASVIKLWILVELLRRVDCGQVSLDEGVLVTPEDIVGDTGQLQFETFPQVVTLHRLARYLIKYSDNVAANVLITYLGGFAPVNALIDSMNQRSTILARRMLDSAAAQRGEENYTSPDDVVSLLGAVWDGEILTPASRDLMIGFMREQTLNTKIPAALPPGVPVAHKTGDLPDASHDVGYYLIPGTETAVAFLTAGPMATGDETVRRMARTVYDFLVTPTDGAVEE; encoded by the coding sequence TTGCGAGACTCTGCCCGCGTACCCCTGAAGGTGCTGTCGGCGGCGGTCGCGCTCGCGGTGCTCGCGACGACCGGGCCGGCCATTGCGGACGGCCCGGACCACGGGCCCGTCGCGGACCCGGCGCCGCAGACCCAGCCGGGGTACGCCGACGGCGAGGGCCACGAGCCCGGGCTCGACCCCACGCCGGAGCGGGCGCCGACCAGCGAGGTGTCCTGGTTGTCGTTTCCCGGCGGGGTGTTCGCGGTGGACTCGCTCGGGCGCACCGTGCGCTACCGCGCCTGCGACGGCGACACCGGTCGGGTCGCCGACCCGACCATGCGGGTCGCCGCAGGGGTGGCCAGCGGGGCGGTCGTCGTCGGAGGGACGGCCTACCGCTACCGGGTGCCGTTGGTCGGGCGCAGCGAGGGCACGCTTGAGGTGATCCAACGGCACCGCCCGCCGACGACGCTGAGCGGCGTGGTGGTCACCAGCCCTCAGCCGCCCACCGATCCGGTCGCGGGAGCCCGGCTGTTCCCGCTCAGCGGCCAGCTCGCCCGGGTGGTCGCCGACGCGAGCCTCAACCCGGCCGGGGTCACCGTCCGCGACCTGTCCGGCCGCTACGGCGACCAGCAGATCGCGGTCAACGGATCGCTGCGCCCCAAGGCGGCAAGCGTCATCAAACTGTGGATTCTCGTCGAGCTGCTGCGCCGGGTCGACTGTGGACAGGTCTCCCTCGACGAGGGCGTGCTGGTCACCCCGGAGGACATCGTCGGCGACACCGGCCAGTTGCAGTTCGAGACGTTCCCGCAGGTGGTCACCCTGCACCGGCTCGCCCGATATCTGATCAAGTACAGCGACAACGTCGCCGCGAACGTGCTGATCACCTACCTGGGTGGGTTCGCCCCGGTCAACGCGCTGATCGACTCGATGAACCAGCGGTCCACCATCCTCGCCCGCCGGATGCTCGACAGCGCGGCCGCCCAGCGCGGCGAGGAGAACTACACCAGCCCGGACGACGTGGTGTCCCTGCTCGGCGCGGTCTGGGACGGCGAGATCCTCACCCCCGCCTCCCGCGACCTGATGATCGGGTTCATGCGGGAACAGACCCTGAACACGAAGATCCCGGCGGCGTTGCCACCCGGCGTGCCGGTGGCCCACAAGACCGGTGACCTGCCGGATGCCTCACACGACGTCGGCTACTACCTGATCCCCGGCACCGAGACCGCCGTCGCGTTCCTCACCGCCGGGCCGATGGCCACCGGCGACGAGACTGTCCGCCGGATGGCCCGAACCGTCTACGACTTCCTGGTCACCCCCACCGACGGGGCGGTCGAGGAGTGA
- a CDS encoding EAL domain-containing protein gives MSPQDVSQAVVVSTPSAPPTRPDPADRRAFASSRTGRLGLLLAGTVLAVEAAWLVAALPGAALVSDLGAMVVAGWATVACVGVARRHPAPLRRFWTLLAVTMALAALGRAIWTAQRLVGGDLPHTPVVGVVFTAGILTGTAALLSSPSAPRTAVGRARTLLDGVIVALALVPIAWVLVYQGVAAAELADTARTLGLLYPMFDLMQLTILVAVSGPARPMWRPMSLLAGSLTLRVVADVVYVSLVARADYAAGHPIDLCWPLSYLLIGLATRKPPPPDCDGADDTAESPLPPWWRGALPYLPVGGAIIAVVLARRPTGQTPHLVFVSMMVLLAALAVRQGLAANENLRLVARLRRLAYGDQLTGLPNRLLFNRRLRLALRDRRPVAVLLLDLDGFKQVNDRFGHATGDTLLTGLAARMRAAVNGDGTIARLGGDEFAVLVDGDRPVSPERLAERLLDALRPSDDEEDVGVHPSASIGIAEFGPQHASHTDLLRDADIAMYAAKAAGKSAYRTCTPALRESAVSRAELIADLRRAVDEDQLHLEFQPIVDLGTGAVRSAEALVRWRHPRLGMLPPAKFLPLAEETGLILPIDRWVIHEACRAAATWRGRAPEATVAVNIAAAHLRRPDLIATVTSAVSAAGLAPRALTLELTESALIEDTETVLERLHQLRELGIKIAIDDFGTGYSSLSYLHRIPATELKIDRSFVTRLGTDDRAYATVEMVTRLAGAFDLAVVAEGVETERQHEAVAAIGCPRGQGYLYGRPDGAAMVGQNRA, from the coding sequence GTGTCACCGCAGGACGTGAGCCAGGCCGTCGTGGTGTCGACCCCGTCGGCGCCGCCCACGCGTCCCGACCCCGCTGACCGACGCGCGTTCGCCTCGTCCCGGACGGGCCGGCTCGGCCTGCTCCTCGCCGGCACGGTGCTGGCCGTGGAGGCGGCCTGGCTGGTCGCCGCGCTGCCCGGTGCCGCGCTCGTCAGCGACCTGGGCGCGATGGTGGTGGCCGGTTGGGCGACCGTCGCCTGCGTCGGCGTGGCCCGTCGTCATCCGGCTCCGCTGCGTCGGTTCTGGACCCTGCTCGCCGTCACCATGGCGCTCGCCGCGCTGGGCCGGGCGATCTGGACCGCTCAGCGCCTCGTCGGCGGCGACCTGCCGCACACCCCGGTGGTCGGGGTGGTCTTCACCGCCGGCATCCTCACCGGTACGGCCGCGCTGCTCAGCTCGCCGTCGGCGCCCCGCACGGCGGTGGGGAGGGCCCGCACCCTGCTGGACGGGGTGATCGTCGCCCTGGCCCTGGTGCCGATCGCCTGGGTGCTGGTCTACCAGGGGGTCGCCGCCGCCGAGTTGGCCGACACGGCACGAACGCTGGGGCTGCTCTACCCGATGTTCGACCTGATGCAGCTCACCATCCTGGTCGCGGTGTCCGGCCCGGCCCGGCCGATGTGGCGGCCGATGAGCCTGCTCGCGGGGAGTCTCACCCTGCGGGTCGTCGCCGACGTCGTCTACGTGTCGCTGGTCGCGCGTGCCGACTACGCCGCCGGTCACCCGATCGACCTGTGTTGGCCGCTGAGTTACCTGCTGATCGGCCTGGCCACCCGCAAGCCGCCGCCGCCGGACTGCGACGGCGCCGACGACACCGCCGAGTCACCCCTGCCGCCCTGGTGGCGGGGAGCGCTGCCGTACCTACCGGTCGGCGGGGCGATCATCGCGGTGGTGCTGGCCCGTCGGCCCACCGGGCAGACCCCGCACCTGGTCTTCGTGAGCATGATGGTGTTGCTCGCGGCCCTCGCCGTACGACAGGGGTTGGCCGCCAACGAGAACCTGCGGCTGGTGGCCCGGCTGCGCCGACTCGCGTACGGCGACCAGCTCACCGGGCTGCCCAACCGGTTGCTGTTCAACAGGCGGCTGCGCCTGGCCCTGCGCGACCGGCGACCGGTGGCCGTGCTGCTGCTCGACCTGGACGGGTTCAAGCAGGTCAACGACCGGTTCGGGCACGCTACCGGTGACACCCTGCTGACCGGGCTGGCGGCTCGGATGCGGGCTGCCGTGAACGGCGACGGGACGATCGCCCGGCTCGGCGGTGACGAGTTCGCCGTGCTTGTCGACGGCGACCGTCCCGTCTCACCGGAGCGGCTCGCCGAACGGCTGCTGGACGCGTTGCGGCCGTCCGACGACGAGGAGGACGTCGGGGTGCACCCGTCCGCGAGCATCGGTATCGCGGAGTTCGGTCCGCAGCACGCCTCCCACACCGACCTGCTGCGCGACGCCGACATCGCCATGTACGCGGCGAAGGCGGCCGGGAAGTCCGCGTACCGGACGTGCACGCCGGCGCTGCGCGAGTCGGCGGTGTCCCGCGCCGAGTTGATCGCCGACCTGCGCCGCGCGGTCGACGAGGACCAGCTGCACCTGGAGTTCCAGCCCATCGTCGACCTGGGCACCGGAGCGGTCCGCAGCGCCGAGGCGTTGGTGCGGTGGCGGCACCCCCGGCTGGGGATGCTGCCACCGGCGAAGTTCCTGCCGTTGGCCGAGGAGACCGGGCTGATCCTGCCGATCGACCGGTGGGTGATCCACGAGGCGTGCCGGGCCGCCGCTACCTGGCGCGGCCGTGCGCCGGAGGCCACTGTCGCTGTCAACATCGCCGCGGCGCACCTGCGCCGGCCGGACCTGATCGCCACTGTCACCTCGGCGGTCAGCGCCGCCGGGCTGGCACCGCGGGCGTTGACGCTGGAGCTGACCGAGTCGGCCCTGATCGAGGACACCGAGACGGTGCTGGAGCGGCTGCACCAGCTCCGGGAGCTGGGCATCAAGATCGCCATCGACGACTTCGGCACCGGGTACTCCTCGCTGAGTTACCTGCACCGCATCCCGGCCACCGAGCTGAAGATCGACCGGTCGTTCGTGACCCGGCTGGGTACCGACGACCGCGCGTACGCCACGGTGGAGATGGTCACCCGACTGGCCGGCGCGTTCGACCTGGCGGTGGTGGCCGAGGGGGTGGAGACCGAACGCCAGCACGAGGCCGTCGCCGCGATCGGCTGCCCGCGCGGTCAGGGCTATCTGTACGGGCGACCGGACGGCGCGGCCATGGTGGGCCAGAATCGGGCTTGA
- a CDS encoding gluconokinase produces MPPVTVPGVVIGVDIGTTSTKAVAYDTDGKQLGSHSLGYPLDNPQPGYAEQNPRLILDAVLRSISIVVAELVQPVAGLSFSSAMHSLIGLDSGGNPLTPSVTWADSRSTRQAERLRAVPSGLALHRRTGTPMHPMSPLPKLLWFAEQEPKLFESVAHWVGIKDWVLLRLCDALVTDHSIASATGLLDIHTLEWDSEALGIAGITADQLPRLVATTAVLPSLTPQAAAETGLPQRTPVVVGAGDGPLANLGLGAVHPGMVACSIGTSGAMRVMVERPGVDPLGGVFCYALTEQRWAVGGAINNGGIVLKWAGAALAPDLGEHSEEDLVALAARAPAGSGGLIMLPYLHSERAPHWSALPRGAYVGLTHGHRREHLVRAALEGVCQQLALVLSSVRAAGNEVREIRAGGGFARSGLWRQMLADVLGMPVSFPAAHEGSSFGAALLGMEALGLIPSIDVAADLVRIEETIRPDPAAAATYAALLPLFAELYDALVPAFTSLRRMAPGLPAEPEPSDGKPR; encoded by the coding sequence GTGCCGCCAGTCACCGTGCCGGGGGTCGTGATCGGGGTCGACATCGGCACCACCAGCACCAAGGCCGTCGCGTACGACACCGACGGGAAGCAGCTCGGCAGCCACTCGCTCGGCTACCCCCTGGACAACCCGCAACCCGGCTACGCCGAGCAGAACCCCCGGCTCATCCTCGACGCGGTGCTGAGGTCGATCAGCATCGTCGTGGCCGAGCTGGTCCAGCCGGTGGCCGGGTTGTCGTTCAGCTCCGCCATGCACAGCCTGATCGGGCTGGATTCAGGCGGCAACCCGCTCACCCCGTCGGTGACCTGGGCCGACTCCCGGTCCACGCGGCAGGCCGAGCGGTTGCGGGCGGTGCCGTCCGGGCTGGCCCTGCACCGGCGCACCGGCACGCCCATGCACCCGATGTCACCGCTGCCCAAACTGCTCTGGTTCGCCGAGCAGGAGCCGAAGCTCTTCGAGAGCGTCGCGCACTGGGTGGGCATCAAGGACTGGGTGCTGCTGCGGCTCTGCGACGCGCTGGTCACCGACCACTCGATCGCGTCGGCCACCGGCCTGCTGGACATCCACACCCTGGAGTGGGACAGCGAGGCGCTGGGCATCGCCGGCATCACCGCTGACCAACTCCCCCGACTGGTCGCCACCACCGCCGTACTGCCCAGCCTCACGCCGCAGGCCGCCGCCGAGACCGGCCTGCCGCAGCGCACCCCGGTGGTGGTCGGCGCCGGCGACGGGCCACTGGCGAACCTGGGCCTGGGCGCGGTGCATCCCGGCATGGTGGCCTGCTCGATCGGCACCAGCGGCGCGATGCGCGTGATGGTCGAGCGGCCCGGCGTGGACCCGCTCGGTGGGGTGTTCTGCTACGCGCTGACCGAGCAACGCTGGGCGGTCGGAGGTGCCATCAACAACGGCGGCATCGTGCTCAAGTGGGCCGGCGCGGCACTCGCCCCGGATCTGGGCGAACACTCGGAGGAGGACCTGGTCGCCCTCGCCGCCCGCGCGCCGGCCGGCTCGGGCGGGCTCATCATGCTGCCCTACCTGCACAGCGAACGGGCCCCACACTGGAGCGCCCTACCCCGCGGCGCGTATGTGGGGCTGACCCACGGGCACCGCCGCGAGCATCTGGTCCGAGCGGCCCTGGAGGGGGTCTGCCAGCAACTCGCGCTGGTGCTCAGCTCGGTGCGGGCGGCCGGCAACGAGGTCCGCGAGATCCGGGCCGGCGGCGGCTTCGCCCGCAGCGGCCTGTGGCGGCAGATGCTCGCCGACGTGCTCGGCATGCCGGTGAGCTTCCCGGCGGCGCACGAGGGGTCGAGCTTCGGCGCGGCGCTGCTCGGCATGGAGGCGCTCGGGCTGATCCCCAGCATCGACGTCGCCGCCGACCTGGTGCGGATCGAGGAGACGATCCGTCCCGACCCGGCCGCCGCCGCCACCTACGCAGCGCTGCTGCCGCTCTTCGCCGAGCTGTACGACGCCCTGGTGCCCGCCTTCACCTCGCTCCGCCGGATGGCGCCCGGCCTGCCCGCCGAACCCGAACCGTCGGACGGAAAGCCGAGGTGA